GTTAGTATTCCTTTGGTAGAGGTAACCTCGTATCTGTTATTGGCGTCTATGCTTTCGCCATATTTGTCATCCTTAGATTCTAAATAGATGTAGAGGTATGATTGACCTAATCCCATCTTGTTATGGCTATTTACCAAGATATTGATGCGATAAATACACGAAATTTAGAGTTGCGATAATATCtcatttttacaaaatataaggtattattatacatggTTATTTTGGTCAAAAAAGTTGTTTAAATCTCATTTGTTAAAGCTCATAGACAaacaatattgtacaaaaacaattaaagCAAATCCTCTAGGATTCTACAAAtactataatacattaCGTCTATTTAATCGCGAATATGCGATTAAATGACCATTATGAGTGTGAATTACGAATCTAGAGGTAGTCAAACCAGCACCTCACTGGCGACAACAAAAACTGTCATAAAACCATCATGAatgagtgtatatatactatttttacacaaatatcaatattacaatttatataaagtCGATTCAACCATGAAAAAGTTCATGGTTTCAAATCGGCATTGTAGAATCTAATAGTTGGTGTGTCTTAATAGTATGGATGCCACATATCATCATATGAAAGTTGATGGAACCACAACAAATACatcaattatataacatttataaattcaaattgtTATGTtcgtttatgtttaatcattaaatGACTAAACTcgttaaataatatttaggtGCTCTTGACTGACCCCGATGTTTTCATATGGCTTGattgtcaaatatttttattagtaACATGGATATTAACTATactttgatttattgtttgtatAGGCTATTTTTAggttatttataaataagttattgGATATGATGGATGTTATTTGAGTATATACaagattattataaataaacatggctaacacatatgttaTAAAACTGCATTGGATTAGAGGTGAGTGATATGTTACAGGTGTTGAATCGTGTTTTGGTACAATTGACAATGTGTTACAGGTGTTTACAGTATAGTACAGTgaaatatggtacacaaGTGAGAGTAAACAACCTGATTGTATAACCTATGTCAAGAGCCTTATTGTTGTGTTGTACCAGTAGATAGCGTAACCGATGGCCAGGGCAACTATAAAGAGGAATGCTCCTACACTGCATCCTATGATCAACCACCAATCTGGTCCTGGAAGTGGTGGTACTGGATCAGGATCAGGCGTTGGTCTTACTGGAGGGGGCGATGTTGGAGGTGGAGGAAGTTCAACTTCATCTGGagttgttaaaatttgatatgCCAGCTTTTTAAGATAATATAACTCCTTAGTACAAGAACCTTCACTagctattttatttactttttcatataatttgtttacCAAATCTTCCCCCTCGAGGGGTGTTTGAGTTCCTTTTttgttgaatttaaaagtCACCCACTCTTCAAACTTCTCTTTATAGTTAAAGTGATAAcctttcttcttttttttttCTCCGTCTTCatcaattataattaagaaaggttttttatcttcttcattaccatcatacaaataatacacCTCAACATTCATTGCTTTCGTTGGTGAATTGATTGGACCTATTTTTGGAGTTGTTCTTTCAAACAGGAGAACACTGTTCTTAGATTCTCCAAacgtgtgtgtatgttttttGTATGATGCTGTAGTCTCTGTGTTAACTTGTTTAACACCAAGGTAACTAGTTCTATCAAGAATGACGGTGTTTATATCATTTCCATCGGCTGTTgatttaattgtatttaattcattGGTTAAGGATTCATACGTAGTGTAATTGACTTGTTTTTCTACCCAGTATGTACCAAGCTTATCTTTTCTTTGAATGtgagttttatttttagatgATATAAACTCCAAAAGGAATGCTGAATTTACATAGTGTTTTTCTTTAAGTGATATTTCTTCCTTTTGGTCTTGTTCTTTAGCGAAGTATACTATGATGCCATCATAATATACTACCTTTTTAGTAACTGACTCCAGAAAATAAGGAtcaatttgatttttaagACCGGTAGCAGAAGTTTGACAACCAGCTTGAACAACACTATAACCAACTCCTTTTGTTGGTTCAGTATCAAAcgtaaataaacaattaacaTTCAAAACAGAATCATTGGAACTAGGTAGAAAGATAAGTCggtaatttttatcatcaaTACGCCGAGGATATACAATAACGCCACTAGTTAATTCTTTTCCGTCCATAAAACCAATTGTTCTTTTCCACAATaacctttttaaatattcatcCAACTGCTTTACGAGATCACCTGAATATGTCGTTATGTTTTTGGCCCAATCCCAACCGGCTTTCTCTAGTTTACCAATACCACAGTCATAAGTATCATCTTTTTCTCTCACAAATGATATGACTAGAGGTATCATGGGTAGcaaaattgaataatagGCCTTGACCTCTTTAACAACATGTGATTCTACGCCAGGAGAACAATAGGCGAAGACATATGAAGCGTTTGAAACGGTTTTCTCATTGtcataaatgtaaatatcGAAATTAGTACCTTTACCAACTTCATATTTTATCGTATGTGTGACCACATCATAATTTATGGACTGAGAAGCTACTGCTTTCGAAACAGTAACCGTATAACCATCTCCCGAATAAGTGGTTTCATTTCtctttaaaaaaatattaagatGGGATTGACGTGCAcccatttttatatatagaGAAAATGATGCGATAAATCTAAGTTacagtatttaaaattgcgataaaaccttttataaaaagtagaaaatgtatttaaacgTTAAACGACTCAAAAAAACCAGTCAAATCACATACTTGAAGGCTATAGACAaacaatattgtacaaaaacaattaaagCAAATCCTCTAGGATTCTACAAATACTATAATACATTGGGTCTATTTAATCGCGAATATGCGATTAAATGACCATTATGAGTGTGAATTACGAATCTAGAGGTAGTCGAACCAGCACGCGGCTGGCGACAACAGAAACGCTCATAAAACCATCATGAatgagtgtatatatactaattttaaataaatataaatattacaatatatatcaaGTCAAATTAAACAACAAAATGTAAACATTTCCAACCAACATAAACTATAGACTTGGAGATGATATAtggaaaatatataactataAAGAACGAATAATATAACACACAGAATAAAATACgtaacatatataaaattaaatttttacaaGTGAATAATATCCCATTTTgatgattaaaatttgtataaaCAGATTATTATGTAAAATCTCTCGCCCCAgtctataaatttttataaaaatgtttaaatttatctttattaaTAGAGAGAGAAATGAAATGAAATGCtggttttatttattgaataaatattcataataaAGAGACTTTGAAGTTAATAAcaaatgtttttaattggAGtgaaatgtgtgtattacTGTGTTTCAAACATCAATTGCAAACAAGTTAATCTGTAACAGAATAGATATTTTACTTTGAAATctttgatatttatatgaaTTTCCCTCATAtccaataaatatattcattaaatctttttatataaacaaacaaCTAAACTCGATAATGCGGACTTACATATAAGATGAGAAACCAaaaagtgtataaatagcgtatatttatattaaataaaaaattagtttcTAGTTGTGGCACGCTGCAACTTCTTAGGAACATTGGCCCTTGATGAATGAACCTTCTGCTTGTCAAAGGACTTCCTGTTCTTTTCCTTGGCCTCACTCACAAAAGCCTGCTTCACATTCTAAagaaaatttatattgtgtaaaaatagtaacatATACACTATCAATAACAGTTAAATAAACGGTATTATACAGTAACGATCTATGGTTAATGGGATAAAATGTAACTAACCAGTTTTGGCGCGGGCTTAGTCGCCTGTGATCTCTTACTCTTTAAATCATCTAAGGATAAGCCAACTATAGCCTTTTGCGGCCTAGCTGTCTTCTTTGACCTTTTTCTGTTAAACAACTCAGTTTGGAACTTCTTGTTGGCTTTCCTCCAAGCCTACGAATTATTAAGTGTGTCTAACATCATATAGTCATACCAAATCGTTTATTAGCTGTCTGAATAGCTGTATATCTGGAATTAAGCTTATACGAATCTAATGGGGAAACGTACGAGATTCCATTTGAGCTTTGCAGGCTTCACCTTCCTCTTATGGAAGGCTGCAGATTTACCATTGAGGAAAAAGTAGACCTTTCCGTCCCTGGCGACAAACTTTTGACCACGACCGGGGTAAACCCTGTAATCGGTGAAGGAGCAGTGCTCCGTTTTAATAGTTGTGGTAACAGCACTCATCTTCTACGATTATTTAGAAACTGTCAAGTTTAATAAGAATATTGAAAGATGTTGAGCAATTAATAGGGTAATTATGGACCTAATGAGCCCAAATATcgtgtataatatttatggaACCAGGAACTGAATGTAAAAAAAGTATtaccaatttatttatatataaatttggtAATCTATATTTTTGgataaattataactaCTCGAAACAGGGTTATGAGttataaaagtaaataatgaaGCTCATAATGAACTTCTACACCCCACCCCAAAAGGGACAGGAAGCCTACCTGTCAAAGGTCAAGATGGCACATACGAACCCATAATTTGTAACAGTTGTGCCACACATACGTTAAgcataaattattaaacagATACAGAGAGTATCAGCTGACCTAGACACGGAATCCGTAAAGTGTACGCTGGCATCAAGCAGATTAGTGAGTATCCTTGTTGTACATGTTTTAGTTATTATACATCTGTGTGACCCGGAGAGGTGAATGGAATCCAGGCGCCGCTCTGCCTTGCTCATTCCTCGCGCAAATGGCGGCCGCGGTCTCCGCCGACGGTGTTTGAGAGTAGCGAAGGCGCCGCAACCCCAATCTTGGAGCCACCCAGCCGACAACCCCCGCCTACTTGCTAGAAAACTGGTCAGGGTCGAACTTGACCAGCTCGCGCTCCTTGTACCTCTTGTTCTTAGGCCTGATCTCCACAGGCGTCCAGCTCTGGAAAATGCTCTCCTGCTTCACCTCGTCCTCCTTGTAAGTCGAGACGATCCCGAACTTCTCGAAGTTGACCCGGAACATCTCCTCGGGGGTCCACCCGCTGGCAGACCCCGGAGCCGAGCCGTGTGCGCTGCCGACACTGTGAGAACTGTGCAGGCGCGCGTTGCCCCCGGCGCTCCCGCCGACGCCCACGCTCCCCGCCGACGCTAAACCGAACGTGATCTGGTTAATGTTCGCCAGCTTCAGGTACCTCTGGTAGGCCTCGGGGAACTGCGATGCGTACTTGCCGCCCTGAAAGTCCTTCGAAAACTCAATGATCTTCTTAATGAAGGGCTTCACCTGGAAGGTCGAGAAGCGGAGGTAGTGAATGTTCTCCAGCTGCCGCAGGTGAATCCACTTGAACTTGCATATTTCGTAGTCCGAAAACGACTTTAGGCGCACGTTGTCGTCGACGCCCGGGATGAGAAACAACTTGAGGTTCATGTCGTTCTCCACTATCTCCAGGTAGAAGTCGCCGTTTATGCTCGAGTTGAGGTCCAGCCCAGTCTCCTCCTGGATCTCGCGCGCGGCGCACTTGGCGTCGTCCTCCGCCTCGTCGCGCTTGCCGCGCGGGAAGCTCCAGCTCTTGCTCTTGTAGGACTGCACGAGCAGCACCTTCTCGCAGGCGGTGTTGAAGATGATGCCGCCGCGCACCGGGATCTTCTTCGCGTACTCGCGCCAGTTGCTGATCATGTTCTTGAGGTCGTTCGTGGTCACGAACTTCTTCAGGATCGGACAGTCGCGGCAGATGAACTCCAGGAAGTcgctgaagctgtacgAGGGGAGTTCCGGGTGCCTCACCTGCCACTTATCGCAGTACCACCAGAATGCCTCCTGGAGGTGGAAGGGCAGGTGTATGTGGTCCCTGAGCACGTCCTCCGGGAGGAGTGTGATGAACCTGCCGTAGCAGTCGAGGAGAGCCGATTCTAAAATACTGGACTCTGATTCGCTTAATTCcatttgtgtgtttgtaGAGTTACGCAGCCTTTTTGAAGCCGATTTAGTGCGTTGTAGAGCCTGATCTGCCCAGTAGTATCGAGTTTTTCTTTACACCCTTCTAAAGCTAAAATCGCAGGTCAAAGCCCCTGAAACTACATTAACGTTATGAGTGAGTCTGAGTATAATTGAGTAGAGCAGTGAACCAGATAAAAAATCATGGAATCCAGCGCAATCTTACAATTGGAGAATAGGTGTTATGGGTTCTGGGCATACTAGGCCGATAGGATcaaaaattgaatttaGTGTAcagttatatttatttacagtGAAACTACAGCTTTTGTGTAACTTTTTGGGCTgttaacatttttttaaaaatacttttCACATCACACCACTTGGTAGTGTCTCACACAGCGGTTCACTCGCCTTTGTTTTCCATCCGTCTTATTCCGACCACAAACTAGTTTAATAACTGATAAAACTCATTATTAAGTAACAACTTTTGACCGACGACTCGTCGTTAAGTCCGTTGTTATGAGTTGTGGAATCTGTGTGTTCAAATCCTAGTTATTTCCTTCAACTATTCAATACCTCTTCCTTAAACTCAATACACAGTATATCTATGTTGTGCGTATGATACTAAGGGTTGATTGTGTAGACCCGTGTGACAAATAGGCGCCTACCCCTGCCGGGCACATCACACACACACTGAGGAAGGCGAGTACGCGTGAAAAggaattaaattaaaatatacaagtaGGCTCGCACCCAAATTACTCGCCGGTAGCTTTGGGTGGCCTTAATGGTAGTGCCAACGTCTTCTGAATTAAACTGAGTACTAGGTAGTGGAATCCGACAGGAACCGGAGAGTCATTAGGAAAGGTAGTCCTGGTGCGACTTGACCGAGATGAACTCCTTGCCCTTGTCGAGCCTGCTCCGCCTGTACATGAGCGCGTCGATGAGCAAAATCGCCAGCTTCGAGCTCGTGATGAGCCCCAACTTCGAGTCCACGAAGGCGCGCCTCATGACGTAGCCGCTGGTGGTGAACATGCTGTTGACCGAGTCGCTGACGTTGATGAACATGTCCACCTTCTTCTCGCTGATGAGCCTGAATACCTCCTCGTTCTCCGCGGAGGCGCCCGCGCAATTGGGCCTGGGAGTTGGCGGCTTGTGCACCTTGCGGAACTGGCCCAGCTTCTTGACCTCGAAGTCGAACTCGTCGTCGTTGAACTCGGTGAGCCCTCCGAGAGTGTTATTGGCGTCTGAACATAAGTGTGTTGAGTTGGCATAAAACGTGCATACTCCCCTAACTGGCTACGAACGTACCCTGCAGGCCCTTGTAGAACTCGTCGTTCGTGTTTGACACGAAGAACTGGTGCTCCGACTCCCACATTTGCTTAATGTAGTCGTAGGTGCCCTCGGTTGCGTACACGTCCAGTCCCAGCGAAAGCAGTCCCTTTATCTTCCTCGAGAATATGAACTTGTTCACTCTGCTTCCCAGGGACAGCAGCACTCCGTTTTCCGGGATCTTCATGCCGCAGGCTGTCATGGCCTTAAGGAAAGCCTCGTACTTCGTTTCCCCGAAAGCTGCAATCTGCAAGAATATTAGTGCTCATTATCACCTTTTCTGTAGCCGGCATTAGGTGTTAGTACCAGTATACCTGGCGGTAGCATCCACTAGCAATAGTAGCTGCTATTGATAactagtagtagtaactaTTACCGTTGCGTATATAACCGGTGCTTGTACGTGCTAGCTATTTAAAGGTACCTCTCCTGTTGATTTCATCTCTACGCCAAGCAGGGGATCCGAGGGGTACAGGCGGTCGAACGAGAAGAGCGGCATCTTAACTGCGACGTAGTCCAGGTCCATCAGCTGAATGTTCTCGCGTCTCACTGGAACTCCGACCATGACCTTGGTCGAGAGCTCGATGAAGTCCACGTTGAAGGTGCTTGAAATGAAGGGGAAGGTCCTGCTTGCTCTGAGGTTGCACTCGATCACCTTGATCCTATTCTTCTTACACATGAACTGGACGTTGAAGGGTCCGCTGATCTTCAGGTGCTTCGCCAGCTTCTGTGTTATGTTTTTGATCCTCCTGTGCGTGTCGACGAAGATGTTCTGCGCCGGCAGGATCAGCGTTGCGTCTCCTGAGTGAACCCCTGCATTCTCCACGTGTTCGCTGATTGCGTAGTTGATGATGTCCCCGTCCTTCGCAACGCAGTCCATTTCAATTTCCTTTGCGTTTTGAATGAACTTGCTTATCACCACTGGGTGTTTCCTGTTTACCACCGCACTGGTTCCAAGATACCTGAAATATCATTAGACTGTTTCctctactactactacttttgttactgctattactactattagttttgttactactactactattagttttgttactactattactactactacttttgttactgctattactactactacttttgttactgctattactaGTTTTAGtattactgctactattactaatagAGACACTATCACTGATTACGgttactactactagtggtacactaaatatttgttgGTGTGAAGTACCAGTGCCAGTAGTGTGTACCAACAACAGTACCAATATTGTACTCAATAAGTAGTTGTAAATAACTAGTAGCTGCGGGTATCTGCAACTAATAACAGACAAGTAGCAACTATGCTGACTAAAAACTTACGTTTCGAGCTCCTTGTGGGAGAGTATGACCTTCATCGATGCTCCGGACAGGACGTATGAGGGACGCGCAAGGACTGGGAACCCAACCTTGTCGCAGAAGCGTTTGGCCGCGTTGACGCAGGTGAACTCCTCCCAGCTTGGCTGGTCAATGCCCAAAAGGTCGCAGATGTTGCTGAATTTGTTCCTGCACTCGCACTTGTCAATTGAGCTAACGGGCGTTCCCAGTATGTTAAGTCCAAGCTCGTCGAGTTCTAagtgttattgttaatCGATTCATTtgaattattaaaatagcTGCCTATTGCAAGCAAAAACTTTGCCAAATAGTATCTAAATGCTAAATACTAACTGATAACTAGCAACTAAATACTGGCTTGTAACTGAATGCCAACTAGTATGTAAATGGTCAGTAGTAGCTGAATGCTCAGTAGTATGTAAATACTGAATAGTAACTAAATGATTAGTAGTTAATAGCTGCATAGATACTTAGCGCCAAGTTGTTTGCCGTCTGCCCTCCCACTGAAAGAATGATGCCGTTTGGGGACTCGAATCTGTATATCTCATTCACCATCTCAACTGACAGCTCCTCGAAGTAGAGTCTGTCTGAGACATCGAAGTCCGTGGAGACGGTCTCCGGGTTGCAGTTGACGATGATGGCCGAGTGTCCCAGCTTCCTCAGAGTCTTGATGCAGCCCACCGCGCTCCAGTCGAACTCAATGCTGCTTCCAATTCTGTAGGCTCCGCATCCGAGCACCACGATGCTGcctgtacaatattttaacactGCTCATAGCGCTAAGCCCCTGCAAACAGCAGCGCAACGTGCTGATATGCTCCAAATATACAGCAGTTTAGAAAAAGCTACTAACGTTACTAGAATAGTATAGCAATTACTAGCAAAATAGGCTACCAATAACTTCTAGCATAACATTAACTAGTAACATGGTATAGCATTAACTAGTAACATGGTATAGAAATAACTAGTAACATGGTACAGAAATAACTAGTAACAATAGCCAATGGGATGGCTGAAACATACTCTTCACTGACAGCGGGCTCTTTGAGTGCGGAGTGCCGTCGTCGAACTTCGTGGACACCGACGTCCTGTTGCTGCCCGGGCTCGTTGGCCCTGACTGCAACTTGTAGTTCAGCGGCAAAATGTCGTTCTCCACTGAGTTGTAGGTCAGGTAGCAGTAGTTGGTGACCACGGGGTACTCCGCCGCGAGCGTGTCGATGATCTTCACCTTCGCGGAGACGCCGAGGTTGAGCCTGTGCCTGCGGACGTTGTCCTCGGTTTCGCAGctctcctcgtcgtcgactGCGGCGTCGACCCTGTTCACGGGCTCCGTCGAGTTGGTCAAGTCCGGCCTGGCCGCGGCGTCACCGGCGGGCCTGTTGGCGCCCTCGAAGCTCGCCGTGCCCGTGCTGGCTCCCGGCGATGCCGCCAGGAACTTCGCTATCTGCTTATCCGAGAAGCCGAGCACCTTGTAGTGGTGCATTTCGTCGTAGGTCATCTCCGAGAGCCTCCTGCCCCTCAGCTTGTTGCTCCAGTCGTAGATGTTGTACAGGCGGTGCAGGAACCAGTTGTCGATCCAGGTGAGCGTGTTCACCTCCTCGACCGTCAGACCTAGTTCAAATGCTCTGTAGATTGCGTGCATTCTGTCCGGCGTCGGGTTTTCGAGCAGGTTCTTTATTTCCACGAGTCCCAGCTTTGAGCAGCGTCCTGCGTCGAATCCCAGCTTCGACTCCGAGACCATTCTCAGCGACTTCTGGATCACCTCCTCGAAGGTGCGTCCGATCGCCATGACTTCGCCCACTGACTTCATGCTGCTTCCTATTCTGTTGTCTGCGTTTTCGAACTTGCGCAGGTCCCACCTGGGCATTTTGACCACCAGGTAGTCCAGACTCGGCTCGAAGCATGCCGTCGTAATGAGCGTGATCGAGTTCCTCATCTGCACCAGGTCGTATCCGAGCGCTATCTTCGCCGCCATGTAGGCCAGCGGGTAACCTGTTGCCTTGCTTGCCAGTGCGCTGCTTCTGCTCAGCCGCGCGTTCAGCTCCACGATGAAGTACTCGAACTTGTGCGGGTTAACTGCGAACTGGATGTTGCACTCTCCCACCAGGTCCAGGTGTCTCACCACGTTGAACGCCACTTGTCTCAGGTGCGAGCACTCTCCTGCGTTCAACGTCTGTGCTGGTGCCACGACGATCGAGTCTCCTGTGTGCACTCCCAGCGGGTCAAAGTTTTCCATGCTCGCTGCGCACACGCAGTTGTCGTTGCCGTCGCGCAGCACCTCGAACTCAATTTCCTTCCAGCCCTTGAGCGACTTGTCCACGTGTACGCAGACGTCCTACATCACAATTACAGTGCTGTTTCCAATTCTGTTACTACTGATTACggttactactactgttacaCTATATGTTGGTGTGTAGTACTAAAAGGTAACGGTAgtgtaatgtgtaacattaCAAGTATTGTGTAACAATACCAGTATTGTGTAACAGTACCAGAATTGTGTATTAGTACCAGCAGTATGTACTGGTAACTACCTAATAACTAGTATCTCATAATCAGTAACTAGCTGGCAAATGGCTGGATATATTACGCAAACACACCTTTGTTGACGTCTTTCCCCTGTTGCTGCCGAACATACGATTCACAATGCTCAGGAGCTCAGTCTCGTTGTCTGCGAATCCTGATCCGAAGCCTCCAAGCTCAAAGTTTCCGCGGACCAGAACTGGGTATCCCAGCTTCTTTGCCGTTTCCACACATTCCTCGACACTTTTGCACTCCTTACTGGGTGCACACC
The sequence above is a segment of the Theileria orientalis strain Shintoku DNA, chromosome 3, complete genome genome. Coding sequences within it:
- a CDS encoding 60S ribosomal protein L24 translates to MSAVTTTIKTEHCSFTDYRVYPGRGQKFVARDGKVYFFLNGKSAAFHKRKVKPAKLKWNLAWRKANKKFQTELFNRKRSKKTARPQKAIVGLSLDDLKSKRSQATKPAPKLNVKQAFVSEAKEKNRKSFDKQKVHSSRANVPKKLQRATTRN
- a CDS encoding uncharacterized protein (hydrolase, NUDIX family protein), encoding MELSESESSILESALLDCYGRFITLLPEDVLRDHIHLPFHLQEAFWWYCDKWQVRHPELPSYSFSDFLEFICRDCPILKKFVTTNDLKNMISNWREYAKKIPVRGGIIFNTACEKVLLVQSYKSKSWSFPRGKRDEAEDDAKCAAREIQEETGLDLNSSINGDFYLEIVENDMNLKLFLIPGVDDNVRLKSFSDYEICKFKWIHLRQLENIHYLRFSTFQVKPFIKKIIEFSKDFQGGKYASQFPEAYQRYLKLANINQITFGLAAHGSAPGSASGWTPEEMFRVNFEKFGIVSTYKEDEVKQESIFQSWTPVEIRPKNKRYKERELVKFDPDQFSSK
- a CDS encoding carbamoyl phosphate synthase II, whose translation is MEDGRVFHGYSFGYDGGSSPNVATNATTSPNGNLETSGEVVFSTSMLGYAESVTDANYAGQILVLTYPEIGNIGVPSHMLDEYGLLKFFESNHTYLRGLVVCNYTFKPSHWLAVETFSTFLKTKKVLAMACVDTRALTKHLTTYGTTLGKIILHKTPLYQRPNGVDGHNSPSLRDLMSPGTFFDPSTKKLDELLPTLPTHYYSFFPHASTANTFSRVVVRYKFDLNDLTKVAGDLKKVDFHKLYLNNVDFTNHTTALVGLSDSLNGLRLLVVVNFGLKNSILRSLLNNCPNNVRVLVVPYNCDFSVFDYDGLFLGNGPGNPNNYTEVVKVVRKVLAKGKPIFGVCLGNLLLGLAGGYKCVKMHKGNYGANQPCIDLRTYKCYATSQSHRYMLVKDPNQGASRWCTLFENANDNSLEGLVNLDFPYFSVQFHPLSNPLHFRHPDGNWRTYDLDTSFLYRDFFTCLMKKTLIPIHIRVMSSHIRCKRILLLSSGGLSIGQAGEFDYSGYQAIKALKESDAKIILVNPNIATVQTSKGMAHVTYFLPITFEYVKQIIEKEKPDGIMCAFGGQTGLNVGIELYEKKVLEDNNCEILGTSIKTIIDTEDRFLFNKKMAEIGERCAPSKECKSVEECVETAKKLGYPVLVRGNFELGGFGSGFADNETELLSIVNRMFGSNRGKTSTKVCLLVVTDVCVHVDKSLKGWKEIEFEVLRDGNDNCVCAASMENFDPLGVHTGDSIVVAPAQTLNAGECSHLRQVAFNVVRHLDLVGECNIQFAVNPHKFEYFIVELNARLSRSSALASKATGYPLAYMAAKIALGYDLVQMRNSITLITTACFEPSLDYLVVKMPRWDLRKFENADNRIGSSMKSVGEVMAIGRTFEEVIQKSLRMVSESKLGFDAGRCSKLGLVEIKNLLENPTPDRMHAIYRAFELGLTVEEVNTLTWIDNWFLHRLYNIYDWSNKLRGRRLSEMTYDEMHHYKVLGFSDKQIAKPDLTNSTEPVNRVDAAVDDEESCETEDNVRRHRLNLGVSAKVKIIDTLAAEYPVVTNYCYLTYNSVENDILPLNYKLQSGPTSPGSNRTSVSTKFDDGTPHSKSPLSVKMLKYCTGSIVVLGCGAYRIGSSIEFDWSAVGCIKTLRKLGHSAIIVNCNPETVSTDFDVSDRLYFEELSVEMVNEIYRFESPNGIILSVGGQTANNLALKLDELGLNILGTPVSSIDKCECRNKFSNICDLLGIDQPSWEEFTCVNAAKRFCDKVGFPVLARPSYVLSGASMKVILSHKELETYLGTSAVVNRKHPVVISKFIQNAKEIEMDCVAKDGDIINYAISEHVENAGVHSGDATLILPAQNIFVDTHRRIKNITQKLAKHLKISGPFNVQFMCKKNRIKVIECNLRASRTFPFISSTFNVDFIELSTKVMVGVPVRRENIQLMDLDYVAVKMPLFSFDRLYPSDPLLGVEMKSTGEIAAFGETKYEAFLKAMTACGMKIPENGVLLSLGSRVNKFIFSRKIKGLLSLGLDVYATEGTYDYIKQMWESEHQFFVSNTNDEFYKGLQGLTEFNDDEFDFEVKKLGQFRKVHKPPTPRPNCAGASAENEEVFRLISEKKVDMFINVSDSVNSMFTTSGYVMRRAFVDSKLGLITSSKLAILLIDALMYRRSRLDKGKEFISVKSHQDYLS